The Pelecanus crispus isolate bPelCri1 chromosome 26, bPelCri1.pri, whole genome shotgun sequence genomic sequence TTCTTTTTAGCAGTGAAAGCTCTTCTGTGCCTGTGATTGTCcttttgcagcaaagaaaactcAATGTGATCTTCCAGGAAGctagtctatttttttttttttttccttcctccaggcTCTTTGGAGGTTTGATCCTGGATGTGAAGCGAAAAGCCCCGTGGTTCTGGAGCGACTTTCGGGATGGTCTGAGCCTGCAGTGTCTGGcgtccttcctcttcctctacTGTGCCTGCATGTCCCCTGTCATCACCTTCGGGGGACTGCTTGGGGAGGCTACCAATGGCCACATAGTGAGCACCTCTCTCTGTCAGGTGGCATGGGGGAGGATAAAACTCATGCAAAAGTCCTTTGCTGCAGtgaatttgctttgtttcccccctgccccccagtgATTTATTTACTCAGCGCTTCCTCTCTTCCCCGGACAGAGTGCCATGGAGTCGCTGCTGGGCGCATCCATGACCGGTGTGGTGTATTCCCTCTTTGCTGGCCAACCTCTCACCATCCTTGGCAGCACTGGACCCGTCCTTGTGTTTGAAAAGATCCTCTACAAATTCTGCAAGTAAGGCTGGCTGCCGTAGCTGGTGCTGCGAGAGCCTTCAGAAGAAGGCAGTAATggagaaaagatgtttttcttagtAGTAGTTGTTAGATTTAAGTTGTCTTCTGTGTCACAGACACTGCACGCTGCTGCTTTGGTATGTGATGATGCAAGAGCCCTTGCTCTCTGAAGGGGCAATGATGGGgtcatttggggtttttaaggTTAAAgtgaagcagcaggaggaggagaaaccaCAAGGATGTGGATGCACAAGGAAGATGAGACAAATCACTCTGGTTTGGGAATGAGGGaatatttgctttcctctgagTACAAAACCAGGCAAAACCTGATTTTTGTTGGCAGTGGAAATATTTTGCCCAATTATCCAAATAGTtttctgctaaaatattttgagttttgatgattttattgaaaaagtAGAAGCTTTTCATGTGAAATTTTCCATGACAATCCTTTTGTTGTGATGACTTTGATCCTTATTACACCCTTATTGcaattaaatttattattaaGCCCCAACTTGCTGGCAGCAGGCGACTGGGTACAAAACCAGCTGGTTTCAGTGTTGAGGCATCAGGGTGATGTGGGAGAACAGCACCTTCCACAACAGGGACTTGACCTCAATTAGCCTCCAAGACGTTAACACGAGATAATTGCTAAATAATGATAATTAAATAATTGGCCTCTCCTCCTGCAGATCCACACCCTGCACCACAGCCCTGAGGCTGTCTGTAGTAGTACACGGAAACTGCATTTACCATCCGCAGCCTTGACATGCTCCTAAATTGCTCCCAATTTTCCCTGAAGGAAGGCATGGCTCTGAGCCTCTTGCTGGCCTTTCCACCCTtcgttttgttttggtttcctAGGGAGTACACGCTTTCCTATCTCTCTCTGCGGGCGTGCATTGGGCTGTGGACCGCCTTCTTCTGCATAGTGCTGGTGGCCACGGATGCCAGCTGTTTGGTGTGCTACATCACCCGCTTCACCGAAGAAGCCTTCGCCTCCCTCATCTGCATCATCTTCATCTATGAGGCTCTAGAGAAGCTGAGTCACCTGCGAGAGACCTACCCTGTACACATGCACAGCAAGCTCGACCTCCTCACCATCTACTAGTGGGTTTTTCCCTCCTAAAATGCCGCTGTGCCTTGGCAGGAGCTCAGGGCTGCACCTCTGTCACCTTTCCCTTACCCCTGTCTTGgcttctctcctcccagctgtaaGTGTGAGGCACCGACCCATCCCAGCAACGAAACCCTGCGTTTCTGGGAGAGCAGCAAGATCAACACGTCTCGTATTGCCTGGGAAAACCTCACGGTGACTGTAAGTGCCCCGAGCCACTGTTTCCTCACGTGACCTTGAAGGCCACGGCCACGGGGTCCAGGGGCATTCGCATGGTGCAAAACTCAGAGCCCTTCAGGTGATGATGGGCTTCAAACAGTGCTAGCGCTACTCTTGAAAAGTCATTGCTTAAATCTAGTGCATGGTTTTAACCTGCTTTGTCCTGGGAAGGAGAGTCCACCTTGTCCAGCCCACCTTGTCCCCAACATTGTGGGTAATAACTGTCCTCCTCAACCCTGTTGCAGGACAATATTTCTGACTAGGAGCAAGGTTAAGTGGGTGGTTTGAAAATTGTAGCAGTTGGAGGACTTAAGTTCATGCTTGAAGGTAGTAATTGGCTTCCTTAATTGGTTCCTAATAACTCCAGGCCTTGCTTTCAGACAGCGCTGTCTGTAGGTACATGCATAAATTTGCATGTCTGAGCAGCCTCTCGGGCTGTTGTGGCTGGAAGCAGAGCCTAGGCGTAGGATGGGCAGCTCTTATGGACATCTTCATCTCCTCTTGGCCATGTCCTGTGAGCCCTCCACTGGGAAGGGACGATttgtctcttctcctttcctatCACGGTTGTCTTAGCCCTCCTTCCCTGGTCCCTCTTTCTCTATCCCCAAGAGTTTCCAgcatttctttcccctctggTGTTGTCTTCAGCCATGGTTACCTGACATTTAAGCGGAGGATGTGCCATGGGTCTGTGGTATGACGTCCCATCACATCTCATCTCTCCGCTTTCCTCTGTATAGTTCAATGTGTCACttgttcagctgctgctgctcattgAATATAAATCtccatcagcagcagcagtcacaaGGTCATGGATCTTGGACCAAGATCCTCAAAAACCCCCTAGTTATCTGAGGTTTCCTTGCTGCATGTGCACTGCCTTTGTGTCCTGATGCTCTGTTTCTCCAGGAATGTCGGTATTTGCATGGAGAGTTTCAAGGACCTGCCTGTGGACGCAATGGCCCATACACACCTAATGTCCTCTTCTGGTGCTGCATCCTCTTCTTCTCCACCTTTGTCCTGTCAAGCTTATTGAAGAAGTTTAAAACCAGCCGTTACTTCCCAACCAGAGTAGGTAGAAGATGGTGGCCAGCAGCAGTCTCCACACTCATTTCCCAAAATGGCTTTCCTGGAGCACTAAGCAGTATTTGCCACCACTTGGTCAAGCTGGGAAACATTGACCTTGAAGGCCAAGCTCTCCGTCAGCTTGGATGTCCCTCACTCATTTCCATGAGTGCAAAACGATTGTAGCATTTCCCACCTGCCTCGTGACCTGCTccagagcagcttttttttgCTCAGGCAGCAGGAAATCAGGTCTtccaaagttattttttttcaccttctgtTCATTATGTGCTCAAGGGGAAAGTTGATTCAAATGAGGAGCTGCCATAGAAAAAGAcaccatttcttccttttgaggAACAAATGATGCCTCAGTGCCTTATTCCCATTTTAGCTGTGAGTGTGGCTGTAGTGGCAGAcatctttttccttatttttttaattttttttttaaggtttgaaTTAAAACAACCCTTTTCCATctaattaaacttttttaatTGTCTAACACCAGATCTCACAGGGACAAACACAGCAACAGTATCTAACCAAGGGATTTGGCTGCATGTCCTCAGAGTGGTGGGATTTTGTTAACCAGCCTTAATGTTGTTGATGCCCCCAACTTTTCCACTTCATGTTATGGCTCTGTTTGCGATGCCCCTTTCAGTGCTGGTTTCTTACCCCAGGTACGGTCCACAATAAGTGACTTTGCTGTTTTCCTCACCATCGTCATCATGGTGCTCATTGACTTCATGATTGGGATCCCATCACCAAAGCTCCACGTCCCCCATATGTTCAAGGTAACGGGGTGTTTTGGCATGGAGCTCGTTTCAGCCCTTGGGGATGCCACACGGTGATGTcagggcaggacagggctgAGTCTGGCAGAGATGCTGGTGGTGTGACCATCTCCTCTTCCATCTCCAAGTGTATCGTTTCCTTCTGGAAATGAGAAGACCGCCCCAAAAGTAGATACCTACAGGAGAAGTATCTTTAGGTGCTTGCACTGAGGACACTGGCACTGCTGAACCCCATGTGAGAGGGTGGCATGAAGCCAGGGCTGGGAGATGCTCTGACACAGGGATGGAGGGAAAATCAAAGCCAGTGAagtggctgggctgggagatGATCCTGATGTGTGTGCTTTGTTGCAGCCTACCAGAGATGACCGTGGGTGGTTCATCAACCCCATAGGACCCAACCCTTGGTGGACAGTGCTGGCGGCGCtcatcccagctctgctctgcaccatCTTGATATTCATGGACCAGCAGATCACTGCCGTTATTGTGAACAGGAAGGAGCACAGGCTGAAGGTAAGGGGCTGCAAGAGATGACCCCATCCCCAACCCACTCTGGGCTGCAGGTATGGGGAGAAGCTCCTACTCCAAACGCTTTGTGAAGGCATTGGTTTGGGACAATGTCAGGCTGCGTGGCAGGATGCTATCCTGGATTAATGATGACACAGGGAGCAAACGACAGGGGAGTTCAGATGAGCAATCTTTCAGAGCAGCAAATTAATCTTAGAGCAATATAGAagagtgtttttgtttttagaatGTCAGCACCAGCTGGGAGAACAAACCGTATTGAAGAGCTGCCAGGGATAACTCAGAGTTGCATCTTATTTGCAAGTGGTGGAAATTTCtttatgaatgaaaaaaatagtgtggtggggttttttttttttttttttttgagaagcagATATCACACAAACTCTCCAAATCCATTTTCTCTAAACTCCTGCCAGATTTTCATCCAAGGTGCTTACACAAAGACTGGATACATCCTTACTTGTTTCCAATTcctgttttaaattttcaagAAGTTGACTTGAGCTCAAGTAGGGTTTGAGTCTGACTTGCGACGTTGTCCTTGCTCTTGTGCTGTAGGATgctctgtttcttgttttgctcCCTGCAGAAAGGATGCGGCTACCACCTGGACCTTTTCATGGTGGCCGTGATGCTCGGAGTGTGCTCCGTGATGGGGCTGCCCTGGTTTGTGGCGGCGACCGTCCTGTCCATCACCCACGTGAACAGCCTCAAAGTAGAGTCTGACTGCTCAGCTCCGGGAGAGCAACCCAAGTTTTTGGGGATACGAGAGCAGAGAGTCACTGGCTTGATGATCTTTGTGCTCATGGGCTGCTCTGTCTTCTTCACTTCTGTGCTAAAGGTaagaggaaaatgcaaaagACCCAATAACCACAAGCTTTTTGGATGTTATACAAAAATAGTCCACTCTCTCCAGGCCTGAGCAGTTgtggagcagaggagaaggtgATCGCAAACCTTGGGCCTTGACCCACGGTGGGAACCAGCCTCGGTCATGCTTTCCAGCCCTTCAGATCTCAGTTTGGTGGGCTTGAGGCAGGCGAGCAAGACaactgctttaattttcagGTGTCTTTCAGGCCCACCTGTGTTTATGGGTTACAATTAAGCGTATTCAGACCAGTACATCTGCTCTCTTTCAAACAGGCAGCACTTTATCGGTTGCAATTTGTTCCCCCAAATGCCTCAGAACAGCTGTTCCTAGTAGCTAAACACACTAAAATCATCTCCATGGGCTTCCTTGTGTGTTCCTCCCACAAAATAATCTCATCTCTAGGCTAAAAGGAGGCACGTTGTTTTTGCGTGTTGCCACAAGAATATGTAGAAATGGTTTTCTACCATCACAGAACATGGGATATGGTAGCATGGGTGAAATTACCTATTTTCCTCCAACCTTTCTGGAAAATAGGATTATTCTGATGAAATGTAACTCAAAAATTCAGCCTAAAGCAGAGCATTAGCTCACTCACGCACAAAATCTCTACTGGTTAAAATCTGACAGATTTCTAACCATGTGGAAACTGGGAAGGCTTTAGGCAATTTTAGGCAGTGCCTGCAGAAGAGGGTGGTAATACTGAacatggaatttaaaaaaataaattattgcattctttttttcagtttataccAATGCCTGTGCTTTATGGTGTCTTTCTCTACATGGGTGTGTCGTCGCTCAGAGGAATTCAGGTATGGACTTTTTTACAGTGTGCAGCATGTCTGCTCCCTGGTATTTCATCTCCgtagaagcaggaaaaaaacagtggcatggggaaaaaacctctcCGAAAGGAAGCaatgaaaatactttgtgtAAGAAAAAGGTTGGCGGAGGCACAGGAGACATATAGGGCTGGGAGGACCGGGCAAGTTCAGCGCGCTCTGTTTCATGGTTTAGGGTAGGTCAGTGTTTGCTTACGTGAAAATGGGGAATTCAGCGCAAAGGGAAGGCAATTTCTGCCACTGGGGGAAATCCTTGCTGCGGGGTTCAGCGGGCTAAGAAATGCTAATAATGGAATAACGTGGAGTAATTGGAATTTGGTGAGCAGCTCTCATGGGCAAGCTGATCTATAGATGGAGCGAGGGGAAAGTGGGTGCTGCTCCCAGGAGGAACTTAGTGGGATCCACAGTTTCTCATTGCACACAAGATCCTGAAAACTCCTTCCATGTCTCAGAGCCAGAAACTTTCTGTGGTCCCAAGGTGGCAACTTCtcacttttattttgcagttcttcGATCGCTTGAAGCTGTTTTGGATGCCGGCAAAACACCAGCCAGATTTTATCTACCTGCGGCACGTCCCCTTGCGAAAGGTGCATTTCTTCACCATGATCCAGCTGATCTGCCTCGTCCTGCTCTGGGGCATCAAGGTGTCCCGTGCTGCCATCATCTTTCCCATGATGGTAAGAGCCGGCGCCGCTCAGCAGCGGGATGTTTGCAGCGCTGGAGTGAGATGTAGCATCATCTCTGCCTCACCGTATCTTCCCTCTTATTCGTGAAGGTTTTAGCTCTCGTTTTTGTCCGGAAAGTGATGGATTTCTGCTTCTCAAAGCGAGAGCTCAGCTTTCTGGATGACCTTATGCCAGAAAGTAAGAAGAAGAAGTTGGACGATGCCAAAAATGAAGCCAAAGAAGAAGAGGTAACGCTTGCTGGGTGCTCAGGGCTGGACGTCTCCCTTGGACTGTGAGATTGCCTGTTTCTATCGCAGTTTGTCTTTAAATGTTGGGGGAAGATCAGAACTAAATAGAAATAGATCCTAATAACCTGGATCCCACAtcttaacctttttttccctaaattaGCAGTGAGCTTAACAGTTGAATAcaagtataatttttaaaattattttttataataaagaTTATTATTATGGAAAGATTTGCTCATAATGGTGTTTTTAACCCCTCCAAAATGTTTGGAGTGAAAGGTCTTTACCCTGCTGCACTAATAGCTAAAGCTGCCACAGGTCAAAAGGAGAGGGCAGCATGCAATGGTTTTTACTGGGTGT encodes the following:
- the SLC4A8 gene encoding electroneutral sodium bicarbonate exchanger 1; amino-acid sequence: MPAGSNEPDGILSYQRHDEEAVIDQGRTSNVVNIHYEKEELEGHRTLYVGVRMPLVRQSHRHHRPHSQKHRKREREKDSAPTGQGYHYTPSQRVQFILGTEEDEQHVPHDLFTELDEICVKEGEDAEWKETARWLKFEEDVEDGGERWSKPYVATLSLHSLFELRSCIINGTVLLDICANSIEEIADMVLGQQEQSTEFDERMRAKVREVLLKKHHHQNEKKRNNLLPIVRSFADVSKKQSDLHFLDKPAQTLTPHPSPTTAEAKNGVNHETSAMDLSKAELHFMKKIPTGAEASNVLVGELDFLRQPIVAFVRLTPAVLLSGMTEVPIPTRFLFVLLGPEGKAHQYHEIGRSMATIMTDEVFHDVAYKAKNRADLVAGIDEFLDQVTVLPPGEWDPSIRIEPPKNVPSQEKRKMPGALDDNASHSKPEKHSGPELERTGRLFGGLILDVKRKAPWFWSDFRDGLSLQCLASFLFLYCACMSPVITFGGLLGEATNGHISAMESLLGASMTGVVYSLFAGQPLTILGSTGPVLVFEKILYKFCKEYTLSYLSLRACIGLWTAFFCIVLVATDASCLVCYITRFTEEAFASLICIIFIYEALEKLSHLRETYPVHMHSKLDLLTIYYCKCEAPTHPSNETLRFWESSKINTSRIAWENLTVTECRYLHGEFQGPACGRNGPYTPNVLFWCCILFFSTFVLSSLLKKFKTSRYFPTRVRSTISDFAVFLTIVIMVLIDFMIGIPSPKLHVPHMFKPTRDDRGWFINPIGPNPWWTVLAALIPALLCTILIFMDQQITAVIVNRKEHRLKKGCGYHLDLFMVAVMLGVCSVMGLPWFVAATVLSITHVNSLKVESDCSAPGEQPKFLGIREQRVTGLMIFVLMGCSVFFTSVLKFIPMPVLYGVFLYMGVSSLRGIQFFDRLKLFWMPAKHQPDFIYLRHVPLRKVHFFTMIQLICLVLLWGIKVSRAAIIFPMMVLALVFVRKVMDFCFSKRELSFLDDLMPESKKKKLDDAKNEAKEEEESQKMMEAAAANSVQLKLGKTSNLDIPKQTSDRADPSEINISDEMSKTTVWKALTMNTETL